A stretch of Lathyrus oleraceus cultivar Zhongwan6 chromosome 6, CAAS_Psat_ZW6_1.0, whole genome shotgun sequence DNA encodes these proteins:
- the LOC127093357 gene encoding chorismate mutase 2 isoform X1 translates to MMMIRFQLLILVLTVSTTVRDKMATAENEYTLDSVRKALVREEDTIVFGLIERAKFPFNFHTYDQNYLQTPDFRGSLVEFVVQNTEIVQAKAGRYENPEENPFFPENLQSSLVPSYPFTKILHSGAASININKSLWKIYFDDLLPLFVASGDDGNYAQTAASDLSLLQAISKRVHYGKFVAEVKFRESPQDYEPLIRAKDREGLMKLLTFKSVEEMVKKRVEKKATLFGQEISLDSNDDSKEKQRFDPSVASKLYEKWVIPLTKEVQVDYLLRRLD, encoded by the exons ATGATGATGATTCGATTTCAGTTGCTGATTCTTGTGTTAACAGTTTCTACAACAGTGAGAGACAAAATGGCCACCGCTGAGAATGAATACACTCTTGATTCAGTGAGAAAGGCTTTGGTTAGAGAAGAAGATACAATTGTTTTTGGTCTCATTGAGAGAGCCAAGTTCCCTTTCAATTTTCATACCTATGATCAAAATTACCTTCAAACCCCTGATTTTCGTGGCTCGTTGGTTGAGTTTGTTGTCCAGAATACCGAAATTGTTCAAGCTAAG GCCGGAAGGTACGAAAACCCGGAAGAGAATCCCTTCTTTCCGGAAAATTTACAGTCATCGCTTGTGCCGTCTTACCCTTTCACAAAG ATTTTGCATTCTGGAGCTGCTTCGATTAACATAAACAAGTCCTTGTGGAAAATTTACTTTGATGACTTGCTTCCGTTGTTTGTTGCTTCGGGCGATGATGGCAACTACGCACAAACTGCAGCTAGTGATCTCTCATTGTTGCAG GCCATTTCTAAAAGGGTTCATTATGGAAAGTTTGTTGCTGAAGTGAAATTCCGGGAATCTCCTCAAGACTACGAGCCTTTAATTCGTGCTAAG GACAGAGAAGGGTTGATGAAGTTGTTGACATTTAAGAGCGTTGAAGAGATGGTGAAGAAGAGGGTTGAAAAAAAGGCGACATTGTTTGGACAGGAAATAAGCCTCGACAGCAATGATGACAGCAAAGAGAAACAAAGGTTTGATCCATCAGTGGCTTCAAAATTGTATGAGAAATGGGTAATACCTCTCACTAAGGAGGTTCAAGTGGATTATCTATTGCGCCGGTTGGATTGA
- the LOC127093357 gene encoding chorismate mutase 2 isoform X2: MATAENEYTLDSVRKALVREEDTIVFGLIERAKFPFNFHTYDQNYLQTPDFRGSLVEFVVQNTEIVQAKAGRYENPEENPFFPENLQSSLVPSYPFTKILHSGAASININKSLWKIYFDDLLPLFVASGDDGNYAQTAASDLSLLQAISKRVHYGKFVAEVKFRESPQDYEPLIRAKDREGLMKLLTFKSVEEMVKKRVEKKATLFGQEISLDSNDDSKEKQRFDPSVASKLYEKWVIPLTKEVQVDYLLRRLD; this comes from the exons ATGGCCACCGCTGAGAATGAATACACTCTTGATTCAGTGAGAAAGGCTTTGGTTAGAGAAGAAGATACAATTGTTTTTGGTCTCATTGAGAGAGCCAAGTTCCCTTTCAATTTTCATACCTATGATCAAAATTACCTTCAAACCCCTGATTTTCGTGGCTCGTTGGTTGAGTTTGTTGTCCAGAATACCGAAATTGTTCAAGCTAAG GCCGGAAGGTACGAAAACCCGGAAGAGAATCCCTTCTTTCCGGAAAATTTACAGTCATCGCTTGTGCCGTCTTACCCTTTCACAAAG ATTTTGCATTCTGGAGCTGCTTCGATTAACATAAACAAGTCCTTGTGGAAAATTTACTTTGATGACTTGCTTCCGTTGTTTGTTGCTTCGGGCGATGATGGCAACTACGCACAAACTGCAGCTAGTGATCTCTCATTGTTGCAG GCCATTTCTAAAAGGGTTCATTATGGAAAGTTTGTTGCTGAAGTGAAATTCCGGGAATCTCCTCAAGACTACGAGCCTTTAATTCGTGCTAAG GACAGAGAAGGGTTGATGAAGTTGTTGACATTTAAGAGCGTTGAAGAGATGGTGAAGAAGAGGGTTGAAAAAAAGGCGACATTGTTTGGACAGGAAATAAGCCTCGACAGCAATGATGACAGCAAAGAGAAACAAAGGTTTGATCCATCAGTGGCTTCAAAATTGTATGAGAAATGGGTAATACCTCTCACTAAGGAGGTTCAAGTGGATTATCTATTGCGCCGGTTGGATTGA
- the LOC127093245 gene encoding 3-hydroxyisobutyryl-CoA hydrolase-like protein 2, mitochondrial isoform X2: protein MQRFKALLPRTRFSSRALCSHRRAFSAQPDYAERNDDDEDSQNQILVEGRAKSRTAILNRPSSLNALTTSMVARLKRLYDSWEENSDIGFVLMKGRGSAFCSGTDVVRLYHSLNEGKTEEAKEFFKTLYSFVYLQGTYLKPHVSILNGRTMGCGSGISLPGMFRVVTDKTIFSHPEAQIGFHPDAGASYLLSRLPGYLGEYLALTGDKLNGVEMIACRLATHYSLNARLAWLEERLGKLVTDDPSIVEASLSQYADLVYPERSGILHKIDTIDRCFSHDTVEEIVEALEKEAADSLDQWCLTTLGKLREASPLSLKVILQSIREGRFETLDQCLVREYRVSVRAISKQVSSDFIEGVRARMVDKDFAPKWDPPSLKDVSEDMVDHYFSPFDEFEPELVLPTALREPYM from the exons ATGCAGAGATTCAAAGCTCTGCTACCACGAACTAGATTCTCATCTCGTGCGCTCTGTTCTCATCGTCGAGCTTTCTCCGCTCAACCAGATTACGCTGAACGCAATGACGACGACGAAGATTCCCAAAACCAG ATTTTGGTTGAAGGAAGAGCGAAATCGCGTACTGCAATTCTCAACCGGCCATCTTCTCTGAACGCGCTCACTACTTCAATG GTTGCTAGGTTGAAGAGGCTTTATGATTCGTGGGAAGAAAACTCTGATATTGGCTTTGTTCTAATGAAG GGTAGAGGCAGCGCTTTCTGTTCTGGTACAGATGTTGTTAGGCTGTATCACTCGCTCAATGAAG GAAAGACTGAAGAAGCTAAAGAGTTTTTTAAAACATTATATTCATTTGTATATCTTCAAGGGACATATCTTAAACCACAT GTTTCTATTTTGAATGGAAGGACAATGGGCTGTGGATCTGGAATTTCTCTTCCAGGGATGTTCCGTGTGGTGACTGATAAAACT ATTTTTTCCCACCCAGAGGCTCAAATAGGCTTTCACCCTGATGCTGGAGCTTCTTACCTTTTGTCTCGTCTACCCGGCTACTTAG GGGAATACTTGGCCCTTACAGGAGATAAGCTTAATGGTGTAGAAATGATTGCTTGCCGCCTAGCTACACATTATTCACTGAATGCA AGGCTTGCTTGGCTTGAAGAACGCCTTGGTAAACTGGTCACAGACGATCCATCTATTGTAGAGGCATCCCTTTCCCAATATGCTGATCTCGTTTATCCCGAGAGAAGTGGCATCCTCCACAA GATTGATACTATAGATAGATGTTTCAGTCATGATACAGTGGAGGAAATCGTTGAAGCTTTG GAGAAAGAGGCAGCTGATTCTTTAGATCAATGGTGTTTGACAACTCTCGGGAAACTAAGAGAAGCCTCCCCATTGAGTTTGAAAGTTATTTTACAATCT ATTCGGGAAGGTAGATTTGAAACTCTTGATCAATGTCTTGTACGTGAGTATCGTGTATCTGTTCGGGCAATTTCTAAGCAGGTTTCCTCTGATTTCATTGAG GGTGTTCGAGCACGAATGGTTGATAAGGATTTTGCACCCAAG TGGGATCCACCTAGTTTAAAAGATGTATCAGAGGACATGGTTGACCATTATTTCTCTCCATTTGACGAATTTGAGCCTGAACTGGTGCTGCCTACAGCATTGCGAGAACCTTACATGTGA
- the LOC127093245 gene encoding 3-hydroxyisobutyryl-CoA hydrolase-like protein 2, mitochondrial isoform X1 — protein MQRFKALLPRTRFSSRALCSHRRAFSAQPDYAERNDDDEDSQNQILVEGRAKSRTAILNRPSSLNALTTSMVARLKRLYDSWEENSDIGFVLMKGRGSAFCSGTDVVRLYHSLNEGKTEEAKEFFKTLYSFVYLQGTYLKPHVSILNGRTMGCGSGISLPGMFRVVTDKTIFSHPEAQIGFHPDAGASYLLSRLPGYLGEYLALTGDKLNGVEMIACRLATHYSLNARLAWLEERLGKLVTDDPSIVEASLSQYADLVYPERSGILHKIDTIDRCFSHDTVEEIVEALEKEAADSLDQWCLTTLGKLREASPLSLKVILQSIREGRFETLDQCLVREYRVSVRAISKQVSSDFIEVMIFPSILSIKNNLNVLFMISLDLSFMQGVRARMVDKDFAPKWDPPSLKDVSEDMVDHYFSPFDEFEPELVLPTALREPYM, from the exons ATGCAGAGATTCAAAGCTCTGCTACCACGAACTAGATTCTCATCTCGTGCGCTCTGTTCTCATCGTCGAGCTTTCTCCGCTCAACCAGATTACGCTGAACGCAATGACGACGACGAAGATTCCCAAAACCAG ATTTTGGTTGAAGGAAGAGCGAAATCGCGTACTGCAATTCTCAACCGGCCATCTTCTCTGAACGCGCTCACTACTTCAATG GTTGCTAGGTTGAAGAGGCTTTATGATTCGTGGGAAGAAAACTCTGATATTGGCTTTGTTCTAATGAAG GGTAGAGGCAGCGCTTTCTGTTCTGGTACAGATGTTGTTAGGCTGTATCACTCGCTCAATGAAG GAAAGACTGAAGAAGCTAAAGAGTTTTTTAAAACATTATATTCATTTGTATATCTTCAAGGGACATATCTTAAACCACAT GTTTCTATTTTGAATGGAAGGACAATGGGCTGTGGATCTGGAATTTCTCTTCCAGGGATGTTCCGTGTGGTGACTGATAAAACT ATTTTTTCCCACCCAGAGGCTCAAATAGGCTTTCACCCTGATGCTGGAGCTTCTTACCTTTTGTCTCGTCTACCCGGCTACTTAG GGGAATACTTGGCCCTTACAGGAGATAAGCTTAATGGTGTAGAAATGATTGCTTGCCGCCTAGCTACACATTATTCACTGAATGCA AGGCTTGCTTGGCTTGAAGAACGCCTTGGTAAACTGGTCACAGACGATCCATCTATTGTAGAGGCATCCCTTTCCCAATATGCTGATCTCGTTTATCCCGAGAGAAGTGGCATCCTCCACAA GATTGATACTATAGATAGATGTTTCAGTCATGATACAGTGGAGGAAATCGTTGAAGCTTTG GAGAAAGAGGCAGCTGATTCTTTAGATCAATGGTGTTTGACAACTCTCGGGAAACTAAGAGAAGCCTCCCCATTGAGTTTGAAAGTTATTTTACAATCT ATTCGGGAAGGTAGATTTGAAACTCTTGATCAATGTCTTGTACGTGAGTATCGTGTATCTGTTCGGGCAATTTCTAAGCAGGTTTCCTCTGATTTCATTGAGGTAATGATTTTCCCTTCCATCTTATCCATAAAGAACAACTTAAATGTGTTATTTATGATTTCACTTGACTTGTCCTTTATGCAGGGTGTTCGAGCACGAATGGTTGATAAGGATTTTGCACCCAAG TGGGATCCACCTAGTTTAAAAGATGTATCAGAGGACATGGTTGACCATTATTTCTCTCCATTTGACGAATTTGAGCCTGAACTGGTGCTGCCTACAGCATTGCGAGAACCTTACATGTGA